A stretch of Brachyhypopomus gauderio isolate BG-103 chromosome 3, BGAUD_0.2, whole genome shotgun sequence DNA encodes these proteins:
- the ier3 gene encoding radiation-inducible immediate-early gene IEX-1, translating to MYTRSNTLSLSVPTKNFGAFEYKPMPRKNTEPEVFTFDQLPAQAQRAAPVRPRKKITRVMYPSNVRKYLPPAEKSPAKRWLLALCLVVLVQIYTEEGAVDAQRAADVHADLPREDASFTLYNVLPFQSAEERVRQMTGCREDAALTSWSPWLNATCPSASWEEDVRAARQQSRRNGYVVALLYPVYHTLGSEQ from the coding sequence ATGTACACCCGGTCCAACACTCTGAGTCTGTCGGTACCGACAAAGAACTTCGGTGCGTTTGAGTACAAACCGATGCCGCGGAAAAACACGGAGCCGGAGGTTTTCACGTTCGACCAGTTGCCAGCTCAAGCGCAGCGTGCAGCACCCGTCCGACCGCGAAAAAAGATCACCCGGGTCATGTACCCGTCCAATGTCCGCAAGTACCTCCCGCCGGCCGAGAAGAGCCCTGCCAAGCGGTGGCTGCTCGCGCTGTGCCTGGTGGTCCTCGTGCAGATCTACACGGAAGAGGGAGCTGTGGACGCGCAGCGCGCCGCAGACGTCCACGCGGATCTGCCCCGCGAGGACGCGTCCTTCACGCTCTACAACGTCCTCCCGTTCCAGTCGGCGGAAGAGCGCGTGAGGCAGATGACCGGCTGTCGCGAGGACGCCGCTCTGACCTCGTGGAGCCCGTGGCTGAACGCCACGTGCCCGAGCGCGAGCTGGGAGGAAGACGTCAGAGCCGCGCGGCAGCAGAGCCGGAGAAACGGCTACGTGGTCGCGCTCCTCTATCCGGTGTACCACACACTGGGCAGCGAACAGTGA